Proteins co-encoded in one Metabacillus sp. KUDC1714 genomic window:
- a CDS encoding class I SAM-dependent methyltransferase, with the protein MNNHYYSQKPTVQSKRKTWEFTLKGHLFTFQSDRGVFSKNEVDFGSRLLIEAFTLPDIKGDILDVGCGYGPVGLSIAKHYNRHVDLIDINERAIELAIDNAALNSVENVTIFQSDLFQKIKADRKYMAILTNPPIRAGKKIVHSIFEDSFKHLVEDGELWIVIQKKQGAPSAIDKLEEMFKEVEVVEKKKGYYIIKAKKC; encoded by the coding sequence ATGAATAACCATTATTATTCTCAAAAACCTACAGTTCAAAGTAAACGCAAAACGTGGGAATTTACCTTAAAGGGGCACCTCTTTACTTTTCAAAGTGATCGGGGGGTGTTTTCGAAAAATGAAGTTGACTTTGGGTCGCGGCTTTTAATAGAAGCATTTACACTACCTGATATCAAAGGAGATATTTTGGATGTTGGTTGTGGATATGGGCCAGTAGGTCTATCGATTGCGAAACACTATAATAGGCATGTTGACTTAATCGACATCAATGAGCGGGCAATTGAATTAGCGATTGATAATGCAGCTCTCAATTCGGTTGAAAATGTGACAATCTTTCAAAGTGACTTATTTCAAAAAATAAAAGCAGATCGCAAATATATGGCGATCTTAACGAACCCTCCTATACGAGCTGGCAAAAAGATTGTTCATTCAATCTTTGAAGATAGCTTTAAGCATTTAGTTGAAGACGGTGAGTTGTGGATTGTTATTCAAAAGAAACAAGGAGCACCATCAGCAATTGATAAATTAGAAGAAATGTTTAAGGAAGTTGAAGTTGTCGAAAAGAAAAAAGGCTATTATATCATTAAAGCTAAAAAATGTTGA
- the rpoB gene encoding DNA-directed RNA polymerase subunit beta: MTGQLVQYGRHRQRRSYARISEVLELPNLIEIQTSSYQWFLDEGLREMFQDISPIEDFTGNLSLEFIDYSLGDPKYSVEESKERDVTYSAPLRVKVRLINKETGEVKDQDVFMGDFPLMTETGTFVINGAERVIVSQLVRSPSVYFSGKVDKNGKRGFTATVIPNRGAWLEYETDAKDVVYVRIDRTRKLPVSVLLRALGFGSDQEIIDLLGENEYLRNTLDKDNTESTEKALLEIYERLRPGEPPTVDNAKSLLDSRFFDPKRYDLANVGRYKINKKLHIKNRLFNQRLAETLVDPETGEIIVEKGTMIDRRTLDRIMPNLESGVGFKKEHPSGGVTDDEITLQSIKIYAPNDPEGEKVINVLGNAYVEEAVKNITVADILSSISYFFNLLHGVGDTDDIDHLGNRRLRSVGELLQNQFRIGLSRMERVVRERMSIQDTNTITPQQLINIRPVIASIKEFFGSSQLSQFMDQTNPLAELTHKRRLSALGPGGLTRERAGFEVRDVHYSHYGRMCPIETPEGPNIGLINSLSSYAKVNRFGFIETPYRRVDPETGKVTSRIDYLTADEEDNYVVAQANARLADDGSFIDTDIVARFRGENTVINRDRIDYMDVSPKQVVSAATACIPFLENDDSNRALMGANMQRQAVPLMNPEAPFVGTGMEYVSGKDSGAAVICKHPGIVERVEAKNVWVRRYEDVNGQKVKGNLDKYSMLKFIRSNQGTCYNQRPIVSEGDEVVKGEILADGPSMEKGELALGRNVMVAFMTWDGYNYEDAIIMSERLVKDDVYTSIHIEEYESESRDTKLGPEEITRDIPNVGEDALRNLDERGIIRVGAEVKDGDLLVGKVTPKGVTELTAEERLLHAIFGEKAREVRDTSLRVPHGGEGIILDVKVFNREDGDELPPGVNQLVRVYIVQKRKISEGDKMAGRHGNKGVISRILPEEDMPYLPDGTPVDIMLNPLGVPSRMNIGQVLELHLGMAARKLGIHVASPVFDGAREEDVWSTLEEAGMARDAKTVLYDGRTGEPFDNRVSVGIMYMIKLAHMVDDKLHARSTGPYSLVTQQPLGGKAQFGGQRFGEMEVWALEAYGAAYTLQEILTVKSDDVVGRVKTYEAIVKGENVPEPGVPESFKVLIKELQSLGMDVKMLSSDEKEIEMRDLDDDEESQQAEGLSINEQVDTVPEAVELEKDTVVKE, translated from the coding sequence TTGACAGGTCAACTAGTTCAGTATGGACGACACCGCCAACGTAGAAGTTATGCACGCATTAGTGAAGTGTTAGAATTACCAAATCTTATTGAAATTCAAACCTCTTCCTATCAATGGTTTCTTGATGAGGGCTTGAGAGAAATGTTTCAGGATATTTCTCCTATTGAGGATTTCACTGGTAACCTCTCGCTAGAATTTATTGATTATAGCTTAGGAGATCCTAAGTACTCCGTTGAGGAATCAAAGGAGCGCGATGTTACCTATTCTGCGCCATTACGTGTAAAGGTGCGCTTAATTAACAAGGAAACTGGTGAAGTAAAAGATCAAGATGTCTTTATGGGAGATTTTCCTCTCATGACAGAAACAGGTACATTTGTAATTAACGGGGCAGAGCGCGTTATCGTGTCTCAGTTAGTCCGTAGCCCAAGTGTATATTTCAGTGGTAAAGTTGATAAAAATGGTAAAAGAGGCTTTACTGCGACTGTTATTCCAAACCGTGGAGCTTGGTTAGAGTACGAAACAGATGCAAAAGATGTAGTTTATGTACGAATCGATCGTACACGTAAATTACCTGTATCGGTTTTATTGCGTGCTCTTGGGTTTGGCTCTGATCAAGAAATCATCGACTTATTGGGTGAGAATGAGTACTTACGTAATACTCTTGATAAAGATAATACGGAAAGTACTGAAAAAGCCCTGCTTGAAATCTATGAGCGTCTTCGCCCGGGTGAACCACCAACAGTTGATAACGCGAAGAGTTTATTAGACTCAAGATTTTTTGATCCAAAACGCTATGATTTAGCAAATGTTGGGCGTTACAAGATTAATAAAAAGCTTCATATTAAGAATCGCCTTTTCAATCAACGTTTAGCAGAAACACTAGTTGATCCGGAAACAGGTGAAATCATAGTTGAAAAAGGAACAATGATTGATAGAAGAACATTAGATCGAATCATGCCAAACCTTGAAAGTGGTGTAGGATTCAAAAAAGAGCACCCATCTGGTGGAGTGACTGACGACGAGATAACTCTTCAATCTATTAAAATCTACGCACCGAATGATCCTGAAGGTGAAAAGGTTATTAATGTTTTAGGAAATGCGTATGTAGAAGAAGCTGTTAAAAACATCACTGTTGCTGATATTTTATCTTCTATTAGCTATTTCTTTAATCTATTACATGGTGTTGGTGATACAGACGATATCGATCACCTAGGAAATCGTAGATTGCGTTCAGTCGGAGAATTATTACAAAATCAATTTAGAATTGGTTTATCAAGGATGGAACGTGTAGTTCGTGAGAGAATGTCAATTCAGGATACGAATACAATTACTCCGCAACAATTAATTAACATTCGTCCTGTTATTGCGTCTATTAAAGAGTTCTTTGGTAGCTCACAATTATCTCAGTTCATGGATCAAACGAATCCATTAGCCGAGTTAACTCATAAACGTCGTTTATCAGCATTAGGACCTGGTGGTTTAACTCGTGAACGTGCAGGATTTGAAGTGCGTGACGTACATTACTCACACTATGGCCGTATGTGTCCAATCGAGACTCCTGAGGGTCCGAACATCGGTTTGATTAACTCGCTGTCATCTTATGCAAAAGTAAACAGATTTGGGTTTATTGAAACACCATATCGTAGAGTTGATCCAGAGACAGGAAAAGTAACATCTCGTATTGACTACTTAACTGCTGATGAAGAAGATAATTACGTTGTTGCCCAAGCAAATGCTAGGTTAGCTGATGATGGTTCATTTATTGATACTGATATCGTTGCACGTTTCCGTGGCGAGAATACAGTTATTAATAGAGACCGCATAGATTACATGGATGTATCACCTAAGCAGGTAGTATCTGCTGCAACAGCTTGTATTCCTTTCTTAGAAAACGATGACTCGAACCGTGCATTAATGGGTGCAAACATGCAACGTCAAGCAGTACCATTAATGAATCCAGAGGCTCCATTTGTCGGAACAGGTATGGAATATGTATCTGGTAAAGACTCAGGTGCTGCAGTTATCTGTAAACATCCTGGTATTGTTGAACGAGTGGAAGCCAAAAATGTTTGGGTTCGCCGATATGAGGATGTAAATGGTCAAAAAGTTAAAGGTAATTTAGATAAATATAGTATGTTGAAGTTCATTCGTTCTAACCAAGGAACTTGCTACAACCAACGTCCAATTGTTAGTGAAGGTGATGAAGTCGTAAAAGGTGAAATCCTTGCTGATGGTCCATCGATGGAAAAAGGTGAACTAGCATTAGGAAGAAACGTTATGGTTGCTTTCATGACTTGGGATGGATATAACTATGAAGATGCAATTATCATGAGTGAAAGACTTGTGAAGGATGATGTTTATACATCTATTCACATTGAAGAATACGAGTCAGAATCTCGTGATACGAAGTTAGGACCTGAAGAAATCACTCGTGATATCCCTAATGTTGGGGAAGATGCGTTAAGAAACTTAGATGAGCGTGGAATTATCCGAGTTGGTGCAGAAGTAAAAGACGGTGATCTACTTGTTGGTAAAGTTACACCTAAAGGGGTAACTGAGCTTACAGCAGAAGAACGACTTTTACATGCAATCTTCGGTGAAAAAGCTCGTGAAGTCCGTGATACTTCATTGCGTGTACCACATGGTGGGGAAGGAATCATCCTTGACGTTAAGGTATTTAATCGTGAAGATGGAGATGAATTACCACCAGGTGTGAATCAATTAGTCCGTGTATATATCGTTCAAAAGCGTAAAATCTCTGAAGGAGATAAAATGGCTGGACGACATGGTAACAAGGGTGTTATTTCACGTATTCTCCCAGAAGAGGATATGCCTTACTTACCAGATGGAACGCCGGTTGATATCATGTTAAATCCGCTTGGAGTTCCTTCACGTATGAATATCGGTCAGGTACTAGAGCTACACTTAGGAATGGCTGCTCGTAAATTGGGTATTCATGTTGCTTCTCCTGTATTTGATGGTGCGAGGGAAGAGGATGTATGGTCAACGTTAGAAGAAGCAGGTATGGCACGTGATGCTAAGACTGTGCTTTACGATGGTCGTACAGGTGAACCATTTGATAACCGTGTATCAGTTGGAATCATGTATATGATCAAGCTAGCTCACATGGTTGATGATAAATTACATGCTCGTTCAACTGGTCCATACTCATTAGTTACACAGCAACCACTTGGTGGTAAAGCACAATTTGGTGGTCAGCGTTTTGGAGAGATGGAGGTTTGGGCACTTGAAGCTTATGGTGCTGCTTATACTCTTCAAGAAATTCTGACTGTTAAATCAGATGATGTTGTTGGTCGTGTAAAAACTTATGAAGCGATTGTTAAAGGTGAAAATGTTCCAGAACCAGGTGTTCCTGAATCATTTAAAGTATTAATTAAAGAGCTTCAAAGTTTAGGTATGGATGTAAAAATGCTTTCAAGTGACGAAAAAGAGATCGAAATGAGAGACCTTGATGATGATGAAGAATCACAACAAGCAGAAGGTCTATCAATAAATGAACAAGTGGATACAGTGCCTGAAGCTGTTGAGTTAGAAAAAGACACAGTAGTGAAAGAATAA
- the rpoC gene encoding DNA-directed RNA polymerase subunit beta' has translation MLDVNNFEYMSIGLASPDKIRSWSFGEVKKPETINYRTLKPEKDGLFCERIFGPTKDWECHCGKYKRVRYKGVVCDRCGVEVTRAKVRRERMGHIELAAPVSHIWYFKGIPSRMGLVLDMSPRALEEVIYFASYVTTDTGDTPLEKKQLLSEKEYRAYREKYGNTFQASMGAEAIKKLLSDIDLDKEVDALKEELKTAQGQRRTRAIKRLEVLEAFRNSGNHPSWMILDVLPVIPPELRPMVQLDGGRFATSDLNDLYRRVINRNNRLKRLLDLGAPSIIVQNEKRMLQEAVDALIDNGRRGRPVTGPGNRPLKSLSHMLKGKQGRFRQNLLGKRVDYSGRSVIVVGPNLKMYQCGLPKEMALELFKPFVMKELVEKGLAHNIKSAKRKIERVQPEVWDVLESVIKEHPVLLNRAPTLHRLGIQAFEPTLVEGRAIRLHPLVCTAYNADFDGDQMAVHVPLSAEAQAEARILMLAAQNILNPKDGKPVVTPSQDMVLGNYYLTLEREGAIGEGMIFNDINEALLAYQNGYVHLHTRVAVNAGTLNKQSFTEKQNKMLLITTVGKLIFNEILPESFPYMNEPTKQNIEEKTPDNYFVETSVNVKEHIAAQEEIAPFKKGILGKIIAEIFKKFHITETSKMLDRLKNLGFRYSTKAGITVGVSDIIVLKEKQEIIGEGQNKVDNVLKQFRRGLITEDERYERVISIWSAAKDNIQGKLMASLDKRNPIFMMSDSGARGNASNFTQLAGMRGLMANPAGRIIELPIKSSFREGLTVLEYFISTHGARKGLADTALKTADSGYLTRRLVDVAQDVIIRDDDCGTDRGIRAESIREGTEIIEKLDERLIGRYCRKVVKHPETGEIIVNENELITEDIAVEIIDAGIDHVWIRSAFTCNTRHGVCKKCYGRNLATGSEVEVGEAVGIIAAQSIGEPGTQLTMRTFHTGGVAGDDITQGLPRIQELFEARNPKGQAIISEISGVVAEINEVRDKQQEIVIQGDVESRSYTAPYNARLKVTQGDKIESGQVLTEGSIDPKELLKVKDLQAVQQYLLREVQKVYRMQGVEIGDKHVEVMVRQMLRKVRVMDAGDTDVLPGTLLDVHQFTDANKQVLLEGKRPATGRPVLLGITKASLETDSFLSAASFQETTRVLTDAAIKGKRDELLGLKENVIIGKLVPAGTGMPRYRQAEPISKVEQMEEAVSVD, from the coding sequence TTGTTAGATGTAAATAATTTTGAATATATGAGCATCGGCTTAGCTTCACCAGACAAGATTCGTTCTTGGTCTTTTGGTGAGGTTAAGAAACCAGAAACGATTAATTATCGTACACTGAAGCCAGAAAAAGATGGTTTGTTTTGTGAACGCATATTCGGGCCAACTAAAGACTGGGAATGCCATTGTGGTAAATATAAAAGAGTACGTTATAAAGGTGTAGTATGTGATCGCTGTGGAGTTGAAGTTACTCGTGCCAAGGTAAGACGTGAGAGAATGGGACATATTGAATTAGCTGCTCCTGTCTCACATATTTGGTACTTTAAGGGTATTCCTAGCCGTATGGGCTTAGTGTTAGACATGTCTCCTCGTGCTTTAGAAGAAGTAATCTATTTTGCTTCATACGTAACAACAGACACAGGTGATACTCCATTAGAGAAAAAACAGCTATTATCTGAGAAAGAATACCGTGCATATCGCGAAAAATACGGTAATACTTTCCAAGCATCTATGGGTGCAGAAGCTATTAAAAAGCTTTTATCTGATATTGATTTAGATAAAGAAGTTGACGCTCTAAAAGAAGAACTAAAAACAGCTCAAGGACAAAGAAGAACGCGTGCAATTAAGCGTCTAGAAGTTCTTGAAGCATTCCGTAATTCTGGTAATCATCCATCATGGATGATTCTTGATGTTCTTCCTGTTATTCCACCTGAGCTTCGTCCAATGGTACAGCTTGATGGTGGTCGTTTTGCAACATCTGATTTAAATGACTTATACAGACGTGTTATTAACCGTAATAATCGTCTTAAGCGTTTATTAGATTTAGGCGCTCCTAGTATCATTGTTCAAAACGAAAAGCGTATGCTACAAGAGGCAGTTGATGCTCTTATTGATAATGGACGTCGTGGTCGACCTGTTACAGGACCAGGTAACCGTCCGTTAAAATCCCTTTCTCATATGCTGAAAGGGAAACAAGGACGTTTCCGTCAAAACCTATTGGGTAAACGTGTTGACTACTCAGGTCGTTCGGTAATCGTTGTTGGACCAAACCTGAAAATGTATCAATGTGGATTACCTAAAGAAATGGCCCTTGAGTTATTCAAACCATTCGTAATGAAAGAGTTAGTTGAAAAAGGATTAGCTCATAATATAAAAAGTGCGAAACGTAAAATTGAGAGAGTGCAACCAGAGGTATGGGATGTTTTAGAATCTGTGATTAAGGAACATCCAGTATTGCTTAACCGTGCACCTACTCTTCATAGATTAGGAATTCAAGCATTTGAACCTACTTTAGTTGAAGGGCGTGCGATCCGTCTGCATCCACTTGTATGTACTGCATATAATGCGGACTTTGATGGTGACCAAATGGCGGTTCACGTTCCGTTATCAGCTGAAGCACAAGCTGAAGCGCGTATTTTAATGCTTGCTGCTCAAAACATTCTTAACCCTAAGGATGGTAAGCCAGTTGTTACTCCTTCTCAGGATATGGTGTTAGGTAACTATTACTTAACATTAGAGCGTGAGGGTGCAATTGGTGAGGGTATGATTTTCAATGATATAAATGAAGCACTACTTGCATATCAAAACGGTTATGTACATTTACATACACGTGTGGCTGTTAATGCTGGTACTTTGAATAAACAATCCTTTACCGAAAAGCAAAACAAAATGTTACTAATTACCACAGTTGGAAAGTTAATTTTCAATGAAATTTTACCGGAATCATTCCCGTATATGAATGAGCCGACTAAACAAAACATTGAAGAAAAAACACCAGATAATTATTTTGTTGAAACAAGCGTGAATGTTAAGGAGCATATTGCAGCACAAGAAGAAATAGCTCCATTTAAAAAAGGTATTCTTGGGAAGATTATCGCTGAGATCTTCAAGAAGTTCCATATAACTGAAACTTCAAAAATGCTAGATCGTCTTAAGAATCTTGGATTCAGATACTCCACTAAAGCAGGGATTACTGTTGGTGTTTCTGACATTATCGTTTTAAAAGAAAAGCAAGAGATTATTGGCGAAGGTCAGAATAAAGTTGATAATGTATTAAAGCAATTTAGAAGAGGTTTAATTACTGAGGACGAGCGATATGAGCGCGTTATATCGATTTGGAGTGCGGCAAAAGATAACATTCAAGGAAAATTGATGGCATCTCTTGATAAACGTAACCCAATCTTTATGATGAGTGACTCTGGTGCCCGTGGTAATGCATCAAACTTCACACAACTTGCTGGAATGCGTGGTCTAATGGCCAACCCAGCCGGACGTATTATTGAATTACCGATTAAATCTAGTTTCCGTGAAGGTTTAACAGTTTTAGAGTACTTCATATCTACACATGGAGCTCGTAAAGGTCTTGCAGATACAGCCTTGAAAACTGCTGACTCTGGTTACTTAACACGTCGACTTGTTGACGTTGCCCAGGATGTTATCATTCGTGATGATGACTGTGGAACAGATCGAGGAATACGTGCGGAGTCAATTAGAGAAGGTACAGAAATTATTGAAAAACTTGATGAACGTTTAATCGGTCGATATTGCCGTAAGGTTGTTAAACATCCTGAAACAGGTGAAATCATCGTTAATGAAAACGAGTTAATCACTGAAGATATCGCTGTAGAAATTATTGATGCTGGTATTGATCATGTATGGATTCGTTCTGCATTTACATGTAACACAAGACATGGTGTTTGTAAAAAATGTTACGGACGAAACCTTGCAACAGGTAGTGAAGTCGAGGTTGGAGAAGCAGTTGGAATTATCGCTGCACAATCTATCGGTGAACCTGGTACACAGTTAACAATGCGTACTTTCCATACTGGTGGGGTAGCAGGAGACGATATCACTCAAGGTTTACCTCGTATTCAAGAGCTATTTGAGGCTAGAAACCCTAAAGGTCAAGCAATTATTTCCGAAATTAGTGGTGTTGTAGCTGAAATAAATGAAGTGCGTGATAAACAGCAAGAAATTGTTATTCAAGGTGATGTCGAATCTCGTTCATACACTGCACCATATAATGCTCGCTTAAAGGTAACTCAAGGTGATAAAATTGAGAGTGGTCAAGTTTTAACAGAAGGTTCTATTGATCCGAAGGAATTACTTAAAGTTAAGGATCTTCAAGCAGTGCAACAATATCTATTACGTGAAGTTCAAAAAGTTTACCGTATGCAAGGGGTAGAAATTGGAGATAAGCACGTAGAGGTTATGGTACGCCAAATGCTCCGTAAAGTTAGAGTTATGGATGCTGGTGATACAGATGTTTTACCAGGTACACTTCTTGATGTTCATCAATTTACAGATGCCAACAAGCAAGTATTATTAGAGGGTAAACGACCTGCAACAGGTAGACCTGTATTACTTGGTATAACAAAAGCATCACTTGAAACTGATTCCTTCTTATCTGCAGCATCATTCCAAGAAACAACTCGTGTTCTTACAGATGCAGCAATTAAAGGGAAACGTGATGAACTATTAGGGCTTAAAGAAAATGTTATTATTGGTAAACTTGTACCAGCCGGAACAGGAATGCCAAGGTATCGTCAAGCTGAACCAATTTCTAAAGTTGAACAAATGGAAGAAGCTGTTTCAGTAGATTAA
- a CDS encoding 50S ribosomal protein L7ae-like protein → MSYEKVSQAQKIIVGTKQSVKALLNNEVREMIIAEDAEQRIVQKIIQTAEQQHIPLTKVSSMKKLGKACGIEVGAAAVAIIQ, encoded by the coding sequence ATGTCTTATGAAAAAGTATCTCAGGCACAAAAAATTATTGTTGGTACTAAGCAATCAGTTAAAGCTCTATTAAATAATGAGGTTAGAGAAATGATCATTGCTGAAGATGCTGAACAACGAATTGTCCAAAAGATTATTCAAACAGCAGAACAACAGCATATTCCTTTAACAAAAGTTTCTTCTATGAAAAAGCTTGGTAAAGCTTGTGGAATAGAAGTTGGAGCTGCAGCTGTAGCTATAATCCAGTAA
- the rpsL gene encoding 30S ribosomal protein S12, with protein sequence MPTINQLVRKGRVSKVEKSKSPALNKGYNSFKKEQTNVSSPQKRGVCTRVGTMTPKKPNSALRKYARVRLTNGIEVTAYIPGIGHNLQEHSVVLIRGGRVKDLPGVRYHIVRGALDTAGVDGRMQGRSKYGTKRPKAAKK encoded by the coding sequence ATGCCTACTATTAACCAATTAGTACGTAAAGGTCGCGTAAGTAAAGTTGAGAAATCAAAATCACCTGCGCTAAACAAAGGTTACAACAGCTTCAAAAAAGAGCAAACGAATGTATCATCACCTCAAAAACGTGGTGTGTGTACTCGTGTAGGTACGATGACGCCAAAGAAACCTAACTCAGCGCTTCGTAAATATGCTCGTGTTCGTTTAACTAACGGAATCGAAGTTACAGCATATATTCCTGGTATTGGTCACAACTTACAAGAACATAGTGTTGTTCTTATCCGTGGTGGTCGTGTAAAGGATTTACCGGGGGTACGTTACCACATCGTTCGTGGTGCGCTTGATACTGCTGGTGTTGATGGACGTATGCAAGGTCGTTCTAAATACGGTACGAAACGTCCTAAAGCTGCAAAAAAATAA
- the rpsG gene encoding 30S ribosomal protein S7 → MPRKGPVAKRDVLPDPLYNSKLVTRLVNRIMIDGKRGKAQSVLYNAFDLIKERSGKDAMEVFEQALKNIMPVLEVKARRVGGANYQVPVEVRPDRRTTLGLRWLVNYARLRGEKTMEERLANEILDAANNTGAAVKKREDTHKMAEANKAFAHYRW, encoded by the coding sequence ATGCCACGTAAAGGTCCTGTAGCAAAAAGAGATGTATTACCAGATCCACTTTACAATTCAAAGCTTGTTACACGTTTAGTAAACAGAATTATGATCGACGGAAAAAGAGGTAAAGCACAATCTGTACTTTACAATGCTTTCGATTTAATTAAAGAACGCTCTGGAAAAGATGCAATGGAAGTGTTTGAACAAGCACTTAAAAACATCATGCCAGTTCTTGAAGTTAAAGCACGTCGTGTTGGTGGTGCTAACTATCAAGTACCTGTAGAAGTACGCCCTGATCGTCGTACTACTTTAGGTCTTCGTTGGTTAGTAAACTATGCGCGTCTTCGCGGAGAAAAAACGATGGAAGAGCGTTTAGCTAACGAAATTCTTGACGCTGCTAACAACACTGGAGCAGCAGTTAAGAAGCGTGAAGATACACATAAAATGGCTGAAGCAAATAAAGCATTTGCTCACTATCGCTGGTAA